A region of Larimichthys crocea isolate SSNF chromosome X, L_crocea_2.0, whole genome shotgun sequence DNA encodes the following proteins:
- the apbb2b gene encoding amyloid-beta A4 precursor protein-binding family B member 2 isoform X1, which produces MTDFLSGDLSCATMMSVDVTNHNGPAATPPTSLSLRSSHNQLLSSDVVKQGSATPPKCRKKYALTSIQAAMGLGEAVPPSSSPASSPSQSSTPNNPKLAKNGVNQLRKAGQDHNKNTTGPDPTDLECNLETAADDLNVNTAEEHDSHTLTNNDREDDVIKLDVDLHPDTSSDAEPEQKTESDIDCNINTTVELKLNGNTTDLGFDLNIETEESDDISILSEKEMMSKMKIEEDGDEVVAEEQEDEEKKPLLMIKSESPVKNHKVSSGLELISDIHSNLKLLKSGKDSPVPPPPSPPKQASPEDTPLLSVASCSSSSSSSPETKKDRRTGAKTDCALNRIQNLNPSDEELSWTTLSQESNSPEETDIWSEQSFQTDPDLPPGWKKITDMAGIYYWHIPTGTTQWERPATRPAPTGQTESQALGDHTTSTPRKHSLGSLSPSPTPEHESCQAEIFFRASTRSGSTTSDSSVEPLSTHEPTLTTCGFVNSCYFPRSTSLQGVPDQECRSLHHEDEDKKQVWSDFGGKIDSEVWKDLQAATVNPDPSLKEFEGATLRYASLKLRNRPAVEEEESSSANSDPEAKCFAVRSLGWVEMAEEDLAPGKSSVAVNNCIRQLSYCKNDIRDTVGIWGEGKDMYLLLENNMLNLVDPMDRSVLHSQPIASIRVWGVGRDNGRERDFAYVARDKNTRILKCHVFRCDTPAKAIATSLHEICSRIMTERKNAKAMAGGSLQDRMQAGLDLPLQAEFPTPKTELVQKFQVLYLGMLPVARPIGSTPGMDILNGAIDSLIGSSNKEDWTPVALNVADATVTISKDKDEEEVLVECRVRFLSFMGVGRDVHTFAFVMDAGGHRFDCHVFWCEPNAGNVSEAVQAACMLRYQKCLVARPPSQKACGSSPPGDSVSRRVSTSVKRGVLSLIDTLKQKRPVTELPQ; this is translated from the exons Atgactgacttcctgtcag GTGATCTGTCTTGTGCCACGATGATGTCAGTAGATGTGACCAATCACAATGGCCCCGCCGCCACACCTCCCACCTCGCTCAGCCTCCGCTCGTCACACAACCAGCTACTCAGCAGCGACGTGGTCAAACAGGGCTCCGCCACGCCTCCCAAGTGTCGCAAAAAGTACGCACTCACCAGTATCCAGGCCGCCATGGGCCTCGGTGAAGCGGTGCCACCTTCGTCGTCACCGGCGTCGTCCCCGTCGCAGTCTTCAACCCCCAACAACCCCAAACTGGCCAAGAACGGAGTCAACCAGCTCCGTAAAGCCGGACAGgatcacaacaaaaacacaaccgGCCCCGACCCGACGGACCTGGAGTGTAATTTAGAAACCGCAGCGGATGACCTCAACGTCAACACAGCTGAGGAGCATGACAGTCACACTCTCACCAATAATGACCGAGAGGATGACGTCATTAAGCTGGATGTCGACCTACACCCAGACACGAGCAGTGACGCGGAGCCCGAGCAGAAAACTGAATCAGACATAGACTGTAACATAAACACCACTGTGGAGCTCAAACTGAACGGCAACACAACAGATCTGGGCTTTGACTTGAACATTGAGACAGAGGAGAGCGATGACATCAGCATCCTGTCCGAGAAGGAAATGATGTCAAAGATGAAGATCGAGGAAGATGGAGATGAGGTGGTGgcggaggagcaggaggacgaggagaagaAGCCTTTACTGATGATCAAAAGCGAGTCTCCCGTGAAGAACCACAAAGTTTCTTCAGGCCTGGAGCTCATCTCTGACATCCACTCCAACCTCAAGCTCCTCAAATCGGGCAAGGACTCCCCggtgcctcctcctccatctccacccaAGCAAGCAAGCCCAGAGGACACACCCCTGCTCTCCGtggcctcctgctcctcctcctcgtcctcctctccagaGACGAAGAAGGACAGAAGGACTGGTGCAAAAACAGACTGCGCTTTGAACCGCATCCAGAATCTGAACCCGAGTGACGAAGAGTTGAGTTGGACCACACTGTCCCAGGAGAGCAACTCCCCAGAGGAGACAG ATATCTGGAGTGAGCAGTCATTCCAGACAGACCCTGACCTGCCTCCAGGATGGAAGAAGATCACAGACATGGCCGGTATCTACTACTGGCACATTCCCACAGGCACCACCCAATGGGAGAGGCCCGCCACCCGCCCAGCACCCACCGGACAGACGGAGTCCCAGGCCCTCGGCGACCACACAACCTCCACACCGCGTAAACACTCTCTGGGCTCTCTCAGCCCCTCACCCACTCCTGAACACGAG tcatgCCAGGCAGAGATCTTCTTCAGGGCGTCAACTCGTTCGGGCAGCACCACGTCCGACAGCTCAGTGGAGCCTCTCTCCACTCACGAGCCCACCCTCACCACATGCGGATTCGTCAACAGCTGCTACTTT cCTCGTTCCACGTCTCTACAGGGGGTGCCCGATCAGGAGTGTCGCTCTCTGCATCACGAAGACGAGGACAAG AAACAGGTGTGGAGTGATTTTGGCGGAAAGATTGATAGTGAAGTGTGGAAG GACCTGCAGGCAGCCACGGTGAACCCTGACCCCAGCCTGAAGGAGTTTGAGGGAGCCACTCTTCGCTACGCATCTCTCAAGCTAAG gaaCCGTCCAgcggtggaggaagaggagtccAGCAGTGCCAACAGTGACCCAGAAGCAAAG TGCTTTGCAGTGCGCTCTCTTGGATGGGTGGAGATGGCCGAGGAGGACTTGGCTCCTGGAAAGAGCAGCGTTGCTGTCAACAACTGCATCCGACAGCTGTCCTACTGCAAGAACGACATCCGAGACACCGTCGGCATCTGGGGAGAG gggAAGGACATGTACCTGCTGCTGGAGAACAATATGTTGAACCTGGTCGACCCCATGGACCGCAGCGTGCTTCACTCTCAGCCAATCGCAAGTATCCGGGTCTGGGGCGTTGGCCGGGACAACGGCAg agagag gGACTTTGCATATGTGGCGCGGGATAAAAACACCAGGATCTTGAAATGTCATGTGTTCCGCTGTGACACGCCAGCCAAAGCCATCGCCACCAGCCTGCATGAGATCTGCTCCCGG ATAATGACAGAGCGAAAGAATGCCAAAGCGATGGCAGGAGGTTCTCTCCAGGACAGGATGCAGGCAGGACTAGATCTTCCTTTACAAG CAGAGTTCCCCACACCAAAGACGGAGCTGGTTCAGAAGTTTCAGGTGCTCTACCTTGGGATGCTGCCCGTGGCCAGACCAATAG gctCTACGCCAGGCATGGACATACTGAACGGAGCTATAGACAGTTTAATCGGGTCTTCCAACAAAGAGGACTGGACTCCGGTAGCCCTGAATGTGGCAGATGCTACCGTCACCATCAGCAAAGACAAG GACGAAGAGGAAGTGCTGGTGGAGTGTCGCGTTCGCTTCCTGTCGTTCATGGGCGTCGGGCGCGACGTGCACACGTTCGCTTTCGTCATGGACGCCGGCGGCCATCGTTTCGACTGTCACGTCTTCTGGTGCGAGCCCAACGCCGGGAACGTGTCGGAGGCCGTGCAGGCAGCTTGTATG ttGAGGTATCAGAAGTGTTTGGTGGCTCGCCCTCCCTCCCAGAAGGCCTGCGGCTCGTCGCCCCCCGGCGACTCGGTGTCCCGTCGGGTGTCGACCAGCGTGAAGAGAGGCGTCCTGTCCCTCATTGACACCCTCAAGCAGAAGAGACCCGTCACTGAGTTGCCACAGTAA
- the apbb2b gene encoding amyloid-beta A4 precursor protein-binding family B member 2 isoform X4 translates to MTDFLSGDLSCATMMSVDVTNHNGPAATPPTSLSLRSSHNQLLSSDVVKQGSATPPKCRKKYALTSIQAAMGLGEAVPPSSSPASSPSQSSTPNNPKLAKNGVNQLRKAGQDHNKNTTGPDPTDLECNLETAADDLNVNTAEEHDSHTLTNNDREDDVIKLDVDLHPDTSSDAEPEQKTESDIDCNINTTVELKLNGNTTDLGFDLNIETEESDDISILSEKEMMSKMKIEEDGDEVVAEEQEDEEKKPLLMIKSESPVKNHKVSSGLELISDIHSNLKLLKSGKDSPVPPPPSPPKQASPEDTPLLSVASCSSSSSSSPETKKDRRTGAKTDCALNRIQNLNPSDEELSWTTLSQESNSPEETDIWSEQSFQTDPDLPPGWKKITDMAGIYYWHIPTGTTQWERPATRPAPTGQTESQALGDHTTSTPRKHSLGSLSPSPTPEHESCQAEIFFRASTRSGSTTSDSSVEPLSTHEPTLTTCGFVNSCYFPRSTSLQGVPDQECRSLHHEDEDKKQVWSDFGGKIDSEVWKDLQAATVNPDPSLKEFEGATLRYASLKLRNRPAVEEEESSSANSDPEAKCFAVRSLGWVEMAEEDLAPGKSSVAVNNCIRQLSYCKNDIRDTVGIWGEGKDMYLLLENNMLNLVDPMDRSVLHSQPIASIRVWGVGRDNGRERDFAYVARDKNTRILKCHVFRCDTPAKAIATSLHEICSRIMTERKNAKAMAGGSLQDRMQAGLDLPLQAEFPTPKTELVQKFQVLYLGMLPVARPIGMDILNGAIDSLIGSSNKEDWTPVALNVADATVTISKDKDEEEVLVECRVRFLSFMGVGRDVHTFAFVMDAGGHRFDCHVFWCEPNAGNVSEAVQAACMLRYQKCLVARPPSQKACGSSPPGDSVSRRVSTSVKRGVLSLIDTLKQKRPVTELPQ, encoded by the exons Atgactgacttcctgtcag GTGATCTGTCTTGTGCCACGATGATGTCAGTAGATGTGACCAATCACAATGGCCCCGCCGCCACACCTCCCACCTCGCTCAGCCTCCGCTCGTCACACAACCAGCTACTCAGCAGCGACGTGGTCAAACAGGGCTCCGCCACGCCTCCCAAGTGTCGCAAAAAGTACGCACTCACCAGTATCCAGGCCGCCATGGGCCTCGGTGAAGCGGTGCCACCTTCGTCGTCACCGGCGTCGTCCCCGTCGCAGTCTTCAACCCCCAACAACCCCAAACTGGCCAAGAACGGAGTCAACCAGCTCCGTAAAGCCGGACAGgatcacaacaaaaacacaaccgGCCCCGACCCGACGGACCTGGAGTGTAATTTAGAAACCGCAGCGGATGACCTCAACGTCAACACAGCTGAGGAGCATGACAGTCACACTCTCACCAATAATGACCGAGAGGATGACGTCATTAAGCTGGATGTCGACCTACACCCAGACACGAGCAGTGACGCGGAGCCCGAGCAGAAAACTGAATCAGACATAGACTGTAACATAAACACCACTGTGGAGCTCAAACTGAACGGCAACACAACAGATCTGGGCTTTGACTTGAACATTGAGACAGAGGAGAGCGATGACATCAGCATCCTGTCCGAGAAGGAAATGATGTCAAAGATGAAGATCGAGGAAGATGGAGATGAGGTGGTGgcggaggagcaggaggacgaggagaagaAGCCTTTACTGATGATCAAAAGCGAGTCTCCCGTGAAGAACCACAAAGTTTCTTCAGGCCTGGAGCTCATCTCTGACATCCACTCCAACCTCAAGCTCCTCAAATCGGGCAAGGACTCCCCggtgcctcctcctccatctccacccaAGCAAGCAAGCCCAGAGGACACACCCCTGCTCTCCGtggcctcctgctcctcctcctcgtcctcctctccagaGACGAAGAAGGACAGAAGGACTGGTGCAAAAACAGACTGCGCTTTGAACCGCATCCAGAATCTGAACCCGAGTGACGAAGAGTTGAGTTGGACCACACTGTCCCAGGAGAGCAACTCCCCAGAGGAGACAG ATATCTGGAGTGAGCAGTCATTCCAGACAGACCCTGACCTGCCTCCAGGATGGAAGAAGATCACAGACATGGCCGGTATCTACTACTGGCACATTCCCACAGGCACCACCCAATGGGAGAGGCCCGCCACCCGCCCAGCACCCACCGGACAGACGGAGTCCCAGGCCCTCGGCGACCACACAACCTCCACACCGCGTAAACACTCTCTGGGCTCTCTCAGCCCCTCACCCACTCCTGAACACGAG tcatgCCAGGCAGAGATCTTCTTCAGGGCGTCAACTCGTTCGGGCAGCACCACGTCCGACAGCTCAGTGGAGCCTCTCTCCACTCACGAGCCCACCCTCACCACATGCGGATTCGTCAACAGCTGCTACTTT cCTCGTTCCACGTCTCTACAGGGGGTGCCCGATCAGGAGTGTCGCTCTCTGCATCACGAAGACGAGGACAAG AAACAGGTGTGGAGTGATTTTGGCGGAAAGATTGATAGTGAAGTGTGGAAG GACCTGCAGGCAGCCACGGTGAACCCTGACCCCAGCCTGAAGGAGTTTGAGGGAGCCACTCTTCGCTACGCATCTCTCAAGCTAAG gaaCCGTCCAgcggtggaggaagaggagtccAGCAGTGCCAACAGTGACCCAGAAGCAAAG TGCTTTGCAGTGCGCTCTCTTGGATGGGTGGAGATGGCCGAGGAGGACTTGGCTCCTGGAAAGAGCAGCGTTGCTGTCAACAACTGCATCCGACAGCTGTCCTACTGCAAGAACGACATCCGAGACACCGTCGGCATCTGGGGAGAG gggAAGGACATGTACCTGCTGCTGGAGAACAATATGTTGAACCTGGTCGACCCCATGGACCGCAGCGTGCTTCACTCTCAGCCAATCGCAAGTATCCGGGTCTGGGGCGTTGGCCGGGACAACGGCAg agagag gGACTTTGCATATGTGGCGCGGGATAAAAACACCAGGATCTTGAAATGTCATGTGTTCCGCTGTGACACGCCAGCCAAAGCCATCGCCACCAGCCTGCATGAGATCTGCTCCCGG ATAATGACAGAGCGAAAGAATGCCAAAGCGATGGCAGGAGGTTCTCTCCAGGACAGGATGCAGGCAGGACTAGATCTTCCTTTACAAG CAGAGTTCCCCACACCAAAGACGGAGCTGGTTCAGAAGTTTCAGGTGCTCTACCTTGGGATGCTGCCCGTGGCCAGACCAATAG GCATGGACATACTGAACGGAGCTATAGACAGTTTAATCGGGTCTTCCAACAAAGAGGACTGGACTCCGGTAGCCCTGAATGTGGCAGATGCTACCGTCACCATCAGCAAAGACAAG GACGAAGAGGAAGTGCTGGTGGAGTGTCGCGTTCGCTTCCTGTCGTTCATGGGCGTCGGGCGCGACGTGCACACGTTCGCTTTCGTCATGGACGCCGGCGGCCATCGTTTCGACTGTCACGTCTTCTGGTGCGAGCCCAACGCCGGGAACGTGTCGGAGGCCGTGCAGGCAGCTTGTATG ttGAGGTATCAGAAGTGTTTGGTGGCTCGCCCTCCCTCCCAGAAGGCCTGCGGCTCGTCGCCCCCCGGCGACTCGGTGTCCCGTCGGGTGTCGACCAGCGTGAAGAGAGGCGTCCTGTCCCTCATTGACACCCTCAAGCAGAAGAGACCCGTCACTGAGTTGCCACAGTAA
- the apbb2b gene encoding amyloid-beta A4 precursor protein-binding family B member 2 isoform X3, translated as MTDFLSGDLSCATMMSVDVTNHNGPAATPPTSLSLRSSHNQLLSSDVVKQGSATPPKCRKKYALTSIQAAMGLGEAVPPSSSPASSPSQSSTPNNPKLAKNGVNQLRKAGQDHNKNTTGPDPTDLECNLETAADDLNVNTAEEHDSHTLTNNDREDDVIKLDVDLHPDTSSDAEPEQKTESDIDCNINTTVELKLNGNTTDLGFDLNIETEESDDISILSEKEMMSKMKIEEDGDEVVAEEQEDEEKKPLLMIKSESPVKNHKVSSGLELISDIHSNLKLLKSGKDSPVPPPPSPPKQASPEDTPLLSVASCSSSSSSSPETKKDRRTGAKTDCALNRIQNLNPSDEELSWTTLSQESNSPEETDIWSEQSFQTDPDLPPGWKKITDMAGIYYWHIPTGTTQWERPATRPAPTGQTESQALGDHTTSTPRKHSLGSLSPSPTPEHESCQAEIFFRASTRSGSTTSDSSVEPLSTHEPTLTTCGFVNSCYFPRSTSLQGVPDQECRSLHHEDEDKKQVWSDFGGKIDSEVWKDLQAATVNPDPSLKEFEGATLRYASLKLRNRPAVEEEESSSANSDPEAKCFAVRSLGWVEMAEEDLAPGKSSVAVNNCIRQLSYCKNDIRDTVGIWGEGKDMYLLLENNMLNLVDPMDRSVLHSQPIASIRVWGVGRDNGRDFAYVARDKNTRILKCHVFRCDTPAKAIATSLHEICSRIMTERKNAKAMAGGSLQDRMQAGLDLPLQAEFPTPKTELVQKFQVLYLGMLPVARPIGSTPGMDILNGAIDSLIGSSNKEDWTPVALNVADATVTISKDKDEEEVLVECRVRFLSFMGVGRDVHTFAFVMDAGGHRFDCHVFWCEPNAGNVSEAVQAACMLRYQKCLVARPPSQKACGSSPPGDSVSRRVSTSVKRGVLSLIDTLKQKRPVTELPQ; from the exons Atgactgacttcctgtcag GTGATCTGTCTTGTGCCACGATGATGTCAGTAGATGTGACCAATCACAATGGCCCCGCCGCCACACCTCCCACCTCGCTCAGCCTCCGCTCGTCACACAACCAGCTACTCAGCAGCGACGTGGTCAAACAGGGCTCCGCCACGCCTCCCAAGTGTCGCAAAAAGTACGCACTCACCAGTATCCAGGCCGCCATGGGCCTCGGTGAAGCGGTGCCACCTTCGTCGTCACCGGCGTCGTCCCCGTCGCAGTCTTCAACCCCCAACAACCCCAAACTGGCCAAGAACGGAGTCAACCAGCTCCGTAAAGCCGGACAGgatcacaacaaaaacacaaccgGCCCCGACCCGACGGACCTGGAGTGTAATTTAGAAACCGCAGCGGATGACCTCAACGTCAACACAGCTGAGGAGCATGACAGTCACACTCTCACCAATAATGACCGAGAGGATGACGTCATTAAGCTGGATGTCGACCTACACCCAGACACGAGCAGTGACGCGGAGCCCGAGCAGAAAACTGAATCAGACATAGACTGTAACATAAACACCACTGTGGAGCTCAAACTGAACGGCAACACAACAGATCTGGGCTTTGACTTGAACATTGAGACAGAGGAGAGCGATGACATCAGCATCCTGTCCGAGAAGGAAATGATGTCAAAGATGAAGATCGAGGAAGATGGAGATGAGGTGGTGgcggaggagcaggaggacgaggagaagaAGCCTTTACTGATGATCAAAAGCGAGTCTCCCGTGAAGAACCACAAAGTTTCTTCAGGCCTGGAGCTCATCTCTGACATCCACTCCAACCTCAAGCTCCTCAAATCGGGCAAGGACTCCCCggtgcctcctcctccatctccacccaAGCAAGCAAGCCCAGAGGACACACCCCTGCTCTCCGtggcctcctgctcctcctcctcgtcctcctctccagaGACGAAGAAGGACAGAAGGACTGGTGCAAAAACAGACTGCGCTTTGAACCGCATCCAGAATCTGAACCCGAGTGACGAAGAGTTGAGTTGGACCACACTGTCCCAGGAGAGCAACTCCCCAGAGGAGACAG ATATCTGGAGTGAGCAGTCATTCCAGACAGACCCTGACCTGCCTCCAGGATGGAAGAAGATCACAGACATGGCCGGTATCTACTACTGGCACATTCCCACAGGCACCACCCAATGGGAGAGGCCCGCCACCCGCCCAGCACCCACCGGACAGACGGAGTCCCAGGCCCTCGGCGACCACACAACCTCCACACCGCGTAAACACTCTCTGGGCTCTCTCAGCCCCTCACCCACTCCTGAACACGAG tcatgCCAGGCAGAGATCTTCTTCAGGGCGTCAACTCGTTCGGGCAGCACCACGTCCGACAGCTCAGTGGAGCCTCTCTCCACTCACGAGCCCACCCTCACCACATGCGGATTCGTCAACAGCTGCTACTTT cCTCGTTCCACGTCTCTACAGGGGGTGCCCGATCAGGAGTGTCGCTCTCTGCATCACGAAGACGAGGACAAG AAACAGGTGTGGAGTGATTTTGGCGGAAAGATTGATAGTGAAGTGTGGAAG GACCTGCAGGCAGCCACGGTGAACCCTGACCCCAGCCTGAAGGAGTTTGAGGGAGCCACTCTTCGCTACGCATCTCTCAAGCTAAG gaaCCGTCCAgcggtggaggaagaggagtccAGCAGTGCCAACAGTGACCCAGAAGCAAAG TGCTTTGCAGTGCGCTCTCTTGGATGGGTGGAGATGGCCGAGGAGGACTTGGCTCCTGGAAAGAGCAGCGTTGCTGTCAACAACTGCATCCGACAGCTGTCCTACTGCAAGAACGACATCCGAGACACCGTCGGCATCTGGGGAGAG gggAAGGACATGTACCTGCTGCTGGAGAACAATATGTTGAACCTGGTCGACCCCATGGACCGCAGCGTGCTTCACTCTCAGCCAATCGCAAGTATCCGGGTCTGGGGCGTTGGCCGGGACAACGGCAg gGACTTTGCATATGTGGCGCGGGATAAAAACACCAGGATCTTGAAATGTCATGTGTTCCGCTGTGACACGCCAGCCAAAGCCATCGCCACCAGCCTGCATGAGATCTGCTCCCGG ATAATGACAGAGCGAAAGAATGCCAAAGCGATGGCAGGAGGTTCTCTCCAGGACAGGATGCAGGCAGGACTAGATCTTCCTTTACAAG CAGAGTTCCCCACACCAAAGACGGAGCTGGTTCAGAAGTTTCAGGTGCTCTACCTTGGGATGCTGCCCGTGGCCAGACCAATAG gctCTACGCCAGGCATGGACATACTGAACGGAGCTATAGACAGTTTAATCGGGTCTTCCAACAAAGAGGACTGGACTCCGGTAGCCCTGAATGTGGCAGATGCTACCGTCACCATCAGCAAAGACAAG GACGAAGAGGAAGTGCTGGTGGAGTGTCGCGTTCGCTTCCTGTCGTTCATGGGCGTCGGGCGCGACGTGCACACGTTCGCTTTCGTCATGGACGCCGGCGGCCATCGTTTCGACTGTCACGTCTTCTGGTGCGAGCCCAACGCCGGGAACGTGTCGGAGGCCGTGCAGGCAGCTTGTATG ttGAGGTATCAGAAGTGTTTGGTGGCTCGCCCTCCCTCCCAGAAGGCCTGCGGCTCGTCGCCCCCCGGCGACTCGGTGTCCCGTCGGGTGTCGACCAGCGTGAAGAGAGGCGTCCTGTCCCTCATTGACACCCTCAAGCAGAAGAGACCCGTCACTGAGTTGCCACAGTAA